A window of Methanobrevibacter boviskoreani JH1 contains these coding sequences:
- a CDS encoding NAD(P)-binding domain-containing protein: MIVGFIGFGEVSSTISNILSRNGVQTVTVVKGRSEKTNIRAIKSDVQIIDSYDALVKGSDVVISANSPANALNVAKKVSKLMDDGIYIDLNNVSPDTTLKMSQLFEKPQETLPKIEEKHSFFKKQEDVDMRNMFVDGAIIGKVSNDPTTILFSGQRSGDLAILNNYGLNIMIVSNKPGDVSTLKTLRSLYTKGVSAVLMEAYEASKEIGMVDQLFEILSLTEGETFEEKSKSRIRNSYKNSKRKVEEMDEALEFLDKISPKGKKNFMTKAARDKFNDVK; the protein is encoded by the coding sequence TTGATTGTTGGATTTATAGGTTTTGGTGAAGTATCATCAACAATATCCAATATACTTTCAAGAAATGGCGTTCAAACAGTAACAGTTGTTAAAGGTAGAAGTGAGAAAACTAATATTAGGGCTATTAAATCCGATGTACAGATTATAGATTCATATGATGCTTTAGTGAAGGGTTCTGATGTAGTCATTTCCGCTAATTCACCTGCCAATGCATTGAATGTTGCCAAAAAAGTTTCTAAATTAATGGATGATGGAATTTATATTGATCTAAATAATGTATCTCCAGATACAACATTGAAAATGTCACAATTATTTGAAAAACCTCAGGAAACATTGCCTAAAATAGAAGAGAAACATAGTTTTTTTAAAAAACAAGAGGATGTAGATATGAGAAACATGTTTGTTGACGGTGCAATTATAGGCAAAGTGTCTAATGATCCTACAACTATACTTTTCTCAGGTCAACGTAGTGGGGATTTAGCTATTCTAAATAATTATGGTTTGAATATAATGATTGTAAGTAATAAACCAGGTGATGTTTCTACATTAAAAACTTTAAGAAGCTTATATACTAAAGGGGTTTCTGCTGTTTTAATGGAGGCTTATGAGGCTTCTAAGGAAATCGGTATGGTGGATCAGCTATTTGAAATTCTATCCTTAACCGAGGGGGAGACATTTGAGGAAAAATCAAAATCAAGAATTAGAAATTCCTATAAAAATTCCAAAAGAAAGGTGGAAGAGATGGATGAGGCTTTGGAGTTTTTAGATAAAATTTCCCCTAAGGGCAAAAAGAATTTCATGACAAAAGCAGCAAGGGATAAGTTTAATGATGTAAAATAA
- the thiS gene encoding sulfur carrier protein ThiS, giving the protein MSYTVIYKDKKEERELNGKYTIQNLLDDLDISSETIVPKQNGDIVVEESEIHDGDEIKIIQIIYGG; this is encoded by the coding sequence ATGTCATATACTGTTATATATAAAGATAAAAAAGAAGAAAGAGAGTTAAATGGTAAATATACAATTCAGAATCTTTTGGATGATTTAGACATTTCTTCAGAAACAATTGTTCCAAAACAAAATGGGGATATTGTAGTTGAAGAATCTGAGATTCATGATGGTGATGAAATAAAGATTATCCAAATCATTTATGGGGGATAA
- a CDS encoding TIGR00269 family protein: protein MSVCTKCGNPNVIITRKQSGQSLCADCFIKSVDKKVQQTIRREKLLNKGDKVMVALSGGKDSVVTLDILNSYRERHVIDLCAVTIDEGIKGYRNEGVDIAISHAKRLGIEHKVVSFKDCFGIDLDEIMKTDNHRGSCTYCGVFRRWIINRTAREFGADKIATGHNLDDESQAVLMNYLEGNINNLSSLGALTTSKSPKFTPKIKPLREIPEKEVGLYALAKGLDIHLAGCPYAQESFRMEVGNILKDLTKDHPTMMYSVIKGYDKLKPLVKENYPPEFHQGDCAICGEPSSNELCRVCTFLKELGHRVQL, encoded by the coding sequence ATGAGTGTATGTACAAAATGTGGAAATCCTAATGTTATAATTACACGTAAACAGTCAGGCCAATCTTTATGTGCTGATTGTTTCATTAAAAGTGTGGACAAAAAGGTTCAACAAACAATTAGGCGTGAAAAATTACTTAATAAAGGTGATAAAGTTATGGTTGCATTATCCGGTGGTAAGGATAGTGTGGTAACTTTGGATATTCTAAATAGTTATAGGGAAAGACATGTTATTGATTTATGTGCTGTAACTATTGATGAGGGGATTAAAGGTTATAGGAATGAAGGTGTGGACATTGCCATATCTCATGCCAAACGTTTAGGAATTGAACATAAGGTTGTCTCATTTAAGGATTGTTTTGGTATTGATTTGGATGAGATAATGAAAACCGACAATCATAGGGGGTCATGTACTTATTGTGGTGTGTTTAGACGTTGGATTATTAATCGTACTGCAAGGGAGTTTGGGGCTGATAAAATAGCAACAGGTCATAATCTTGATGATGAGTCCCAAGCCGTTTTAATGAATTATTTGGAGGGTAACATTAATAACTTATCTTCATTAGGTGCTCTTACCACTTCTAAAAGTCCTAAATTTACACCTAAGATTAAACCTTTAAGGGAAATCCCGGAAAAGGAAGTAGGTTTGTATGCTTTGGCGAAAGGTTTGGATATTCATCTTGCAGGATGTCCATATGCTCAGGAATCTTTTAGAATGGAAGTCGGAAATATTTTAAAAGACTTAACTAAAGATCATCCGACCATGATGTATTCTGTAATTAAAGGTTATGATAAACTTAAACCCCTTGTAAAGGAGAATTATCCTCCTGAATTTCATCAGGGTGATTGTGCCATTTGTGGCGAGCCGTCATCTAATGAACTTTGTAGGGTTTGTACTTTTTTAAAAGAGTTAGGTCATAGGGTTCAATTATAA
- a CDS encoding damage-control phosphatase ARMT1 family protein, producing the protein MKVNYECGPCFLRQSKDALDVITNDEDFKLDIISEVFKLLAKEYKRGANSNWTGSKVHRLIKELTGCEDPYKLQKKQSNEMALSFMDDVENILKKDDSLETCVKIAIVGNIIDFGAYGLDTDFESLIKESLKKDLKINQTDLLEEALNKHDDVLYLVDNAGEIVFDRILLWKIKSYGVNITLAVKEKPIVNDACMEDALSAGLDEYADIVSTGEDTVGVVYHEFSDDFREIFDDADFIISKGLGNFEGLTELDLKDKDVFYLACAKCPVSANLIGINLGEMFLLKSDYLKL; encoded by the coding sequence ATTAAAGTTAATTATGAATGTGGGCCTTGTTTTTTACGTCAATCTAAGGATGCCTTAGATGTAATAACTAATGATGAAGATTTTAAATTGGATATTATCTCTGAAGTATTTAAACTATTGGCAAAGGAATATAAAAGGGGTGCTAATTCTAACTGGACCGGTTCTAAAGTTCACAGATTAATTAAAGAACTCACAGGATGTGAGGACCCTTATAAACTACAGAAAAAGCAGTCTAATGAAATGGCATTAAGTTTCATGGATGATGTGGAAAATATTTTAAAAAAAGACGATTCACTGGAGACCTGTGTAAAGATAGCTATTGTAGGAAATATAATTGATTTTGGTGCATATGGCTTGGATACCGATTTTGAATCATTAATTAAAGAAAGTTTAAAGAAGGACCTTAAGATTAATCAAACAGATTTATTGGAGGAAGCATTAAACAAACATGATGATGTTTTATATCTGGTAGATAATGCAGGTGAGATTGTATTTGATAGGATATTACTTTGGAAAATTAAATCTTACGGGGTGAATATTACACTTGCAGTTAAGGAGAAACCAATAGTAAATGATGCATGTATGGAAGATGCACTTAGTGCAGGTTTAGATGAATATGCAGATATAGTAAGTACCGGTGAGGATACAGTTGGAGTGGTATATCATGAATTCTCAGATGATTTTAGAGAAATCTTTGATGATGCAGATTTTATTATTTCAAAAGGTCTTGGAAATTTTGAGGGTCTAACTGAATTGGATTTAAAGGATAAAGATGTATTTTATCTTGCCTGTGCTAAATGTCCCGTATCCGCTAACTTAATTGGTATAAATTTAGGGGAGATGTTTCTACTTAAATCCGATTATCTTAAACTTTAA